The proteins below come from a single Balaenoptera acutorostrata chromosome 2, mBalAcu1.1, whole genome shotgun sequence genomic window:
- the ZNF672 gene encoding zinc finger protein 672, whose protein sequence is MLAASEAAAGRPYGCSECGKSFRYSSVLLRHERAHGGDSRFRCLECGERCAQAADLRAHRRAHAGQTLYICNECGQSFHHSGRLDLHQSAHRRRSRSCRCRACGRCFPHLPALLLHRRNWHPPERPRRCPLCPRAFRQSALRFHQARAHPWGTPAVPADTLHRCTQCPRAFRSGAGLRSHLRVHAARSPGDSTLRQPVTSDAHQCGVCGKSFGKSSTLTRHLQTHSGEKPFKCPECGKGFLESATLVRHQRTHTGEKPYACSDCGRRFSESSTLLRHRRSHQGERPHACATCGKGFGQRSDLVVHQRIHTGERPFPCTECGRCFSDRSDLTKHRRTHTGEKPYRCELCGKHFTCVSNLNVHRRNHAGHKPHKCPECGKAFSVGSKLALHRKTHLGERPAECAECGKCFSHSRSLSQHQRAHTRARAAAATAAAATQAKAGTALIFAGQAGQEKPGFFVSQLRKPC, encoded by the coding sequence ATGCTCGCTGCCTCAGAGGCAGCAGCCGGCAGGCCTTATGGGTGCAGTGAGTGTGGAAAGAGCTTCCGCTACAGTTCGGTGCTGCTGCGGCATGAGCGCGCCCATGGTGGCGACAGCCGCTTCCGCTGTCTAGAGTGCGGCGAGCGCTGCGCACAGGCCGCAGACCTCCGTGCGCACCGACGCGCTCATGCGGGCCAGACGCTCTACATCTGCAATGAGTGTGGCCAGAGCTTCCATCACAGCGGCCGCCTTGACCTACACCAGAGCGCGCACAGGCGGCGCAGCCGCTCCTGCCGCTGCCGAGCTTGCGGCCGCTGCTTCCCACATCTCCCGGCTCTGCTGCTGCACAGGCGCAACTGGCACCCTCCCGAGCGGCCCCGCCGCTGTCCGCTGTGCCCTCGTGCCTTCCGCCAGAGCGCACTGCGCTTCCACCAGGCACGGGCACACCCGTGGGGGACACCGGCCGTGCCCGCTGACACGCTCCATCGCTGCACTCAGTGCCCGCGGGCCTTCCGCAGCGGTGCGGGACTTCGGAGCCATTTGCGTGTCCACGCGGCCAGGAGCCCTGGTGACTCCACACTTCGGCAGCCAGTCACTTCGGACGCACACCAATGTGGCGTGTGTGGCAAGAGCTTTGGCAAGAGCTCCACACTAACGCGACACCTGCAGACGCACTCGGGTGAGAAACCTTTCAAATGCCCGGAGTGTGGCAAGGGCTTCTTGGAGAGCGCCACCCTGGTGCGCCATCAGCGCACGCACACGGGCGAGAAGCCCTACGCCTGCAGCGACTGCGGGCGCCGCTTCAGCGAGAGCTCCACGCTGCTGCGCCATCGGCGCAGCCACCAGGGAGAGCGGCCACACGCATGCGCCACGTGTGGCAAGGGCTTCGGGCAGCGCTCCGACCTTGTGGTGCACCAGCGCATCCACACAGGCGAGAGGCCCTTCCCGTGTACCGAGTGTGGCCGCTGCTTCAGCGACCGCTCGGACCTCACAAAGCACAGGCGCACACACACAGGCGAGAAGCCCTACCGCTGTGAGTTGTGCGGCAAGCACTTCACGTGCGTGTCCAACCTCAACGTGCACCGGCGCAACCATGCTGGCCACAAGCCCCACAAGTGCCCTGAGTGTGGCAAAGCCTTCAGTGTGGGCTCCAAGCTGGCACTGCACCGCAAGACGCACCTGGGCGAGCGGCCGGCGGAATGTGCGGAGTGTGGCAAGTGTTTCAGCCACAGCCGCTCCCTGTCGCAGCACCAGCGGGCCCACACACGTGCTCGCGCCGCCGCAGCTACAGCTGCCGCTGCCACTCAGGCCAAGGCAGGCACTGCCCTCATCTTTGCTGGGCAAGCAGGACAGGAAAAGccagggttttttgtgtctcaGTTGAGAAAGCCTTGCTGA